CGCCTTCTCCGCGAGCATCGGCGAGCAGTTCCTGCTCCCGTCGTTCCTCGGTCCGGTACTTGGCGGCACACTGCTCGCCGGCGGCGCGGTCAGCATCCTGGGCACGGTCCTCGGCGCCACCCTCACCCAGGTCATCTACAAGGGACTGAACCTGCTGCAGTTCCAACTCGACCAGCTCAAGCTCTACATCGGGCTGGTGCTGCTGGTCGCACTCTCGCTGGACCGGGTGCGTCACGTACTCGCCGAACGCAGGGGGGCGCAGGCATGACCAAGCTGCTGACCGCACGGGTCGAGCCGGCCGGACGGCTCCGGTCGTTGACCCGGCGCCCCGAGTTCACCCTCGTCCTGGTCGCGCTCGCCGGGTTCGTCGCGCTCGCCATCGCCACCAACGGCAACCTGCTCTCCGCCGGCACCCTCGGCGCGTTCTTCCGGTTCCTCGCCGTACCGATCGTCATCGGCCTGGCCCAGATGGTGGTCCTCGCGATCGGCCAGATGAACCTGTCCGTCGGCGCGCTCACCGGCTTCTGCGCCATGGTCGCCGCCTGGGCGATGCTGGAAGCCGGACTACCGGCCCCGCTCGCCATCGGGGTCGCGCTCCTGGTCGGCCTGGTCGCCGGGGTGACCAACGGCCTGCTGGTGGTCTTCACCCGGATCAACGGCTTCATCGTCACCCTGGCGACCATGACCATCATCGAAGGGCTCCGGTACGGGGTGAACGGCCCCGACACCTTCCAGGGCTACTCCCCGGGGCTGCGCGAGTTCGGCCGCGCCTCGCTGCTCGGCCTACCGGTGGTGTTCCTGGTCGCGCTCGCGGTGGCCGCCCTGGTCGCCTTCTTCTTCGCCCGTACGGTCACCGGTCGGCAACTGCTCGCCAGCGGCGGCAGCCCGTTCGCCGCCCGCCTCTCCGGCATCTCCAACGACCGGTCGATCGTGATCGCGCACGCCCTCTCCGGGCTGCTCGCCGGGGTCGCCGCGGTGATCACCGTGGCCTCCTCCGGATCGGTCAACTCCAGCATCGGCGACGACCTGCTGCTGCCCAGCTTCGCCGCGCCGATCATCGGCGGGGTGGCGCTCACCGGCGGTGCGGTCAGCGTCGCCGGCACCTGCCTGGCAGCGTTCATCGTCCGGCTGGTGGACGTGCTCCAGGCCCAGTTCGACATCAACCGGCGCTGGATCGACCTGATCGTCGGCGCGGTCGTCCTCGGTGCGGTGCTGCTCGGCACCGCCCGGCAGAAGCTGTTGCGGAGGTCGTCGTGATACTCACGGCCGAGGGCCTGGTCAAGACGTTCCCGGGGGTACGCGCGCTGGACGGCGCCACCCTGCGGCTGGCGGCGGGGAGCGTACACGCGCTGCTCGGCGAGAACGGTGCCGGCAAGAGCACCATGGTCAAGCTGCTGACCGGGGTGTACCGCCCGGACGGCGGGCGGATCGTGCTCGACGGGAAGGAACTGCACCTGACCGGGCCGCTGGACGCCCAGCGGGCCGGAATCGGGGTGGTGCACCAGGAACGGAACCTGATCCCCGCCTTCTCCATCGCGGAGAACATCGTGCTGCACCACCTGCCCCGTCGCCTCGGCGTGGTGGACCGCAACCGGATGCGGGCCGAGGCACGCCGCTGCCTGGACCTGCTCGACCTGGACCTGGACCCGGACACCCCGGTCGCCGACCTCTCCGTCGCCCATGGCCAACTGGTCGAGATCGCCAAGGCGCTCAGCCTGGACAGCAAGGTGCTGCTGCTCGACGAGCCGACCGCCTCACTCACCGGCGACGAAGCGGACCGGCTCTACGCCATCGTCCGCAAACTGACGACCGACGGTGGGCGCGCCGTGGTGCTGGTCAGCCACAAGTTGGAGGAAGTGTTCGCGATCGCCGACACGGTGACCGTGTTGCGCGACGGGCACAGTGTGGCCGAGGCGGAACCGCTGGAGTCGTACAGCCAGGGCCAGGTGGTGGACCTGATGGTCGGCCGGGCGTACGCGTCGGTGACGCTCGCCGCCCGCGAGGTCGACCCGCAGACCCGGCCGGCGTTGCGGCTGGACCGGGTCAGCACCGCCGGTGGGCACCGGGACGTGTCCCTCACCGTCCGCCCCGGCGAGATCCTCGGCCTGTACGGGCTGGTCGGCGCGGGCCGCAGCGAACTGGCGAAGGCGCTGCTCGGACTGGACCGGATCACCGGCGGCACGGTCGAGGTGCAGGGCCAGCCGGTGCGGATCCGTACCGTCGGGGAGGCCCTGCGCCGCTACAAGATCGGGTACGTCACGGAGAACCGCAAGGAGGAAGGGGTCTTCCTCGACCAGCCGATCACCCGCAACATCGGGGTGACCATCTGGCGGCGGATCGCCCGCGCCGGGCTCGTCACCGAACGGGCCGAGCGGACCGTGGTGGCCGACTACACCGAGCGGCTCGGCATCCGGGCCGCGTCCCCGCGACAGCTCGCCGGCCAGCTCTCCGGCGGCAACCAGCAGAAGGTCAGTCTCGCCAAGTGGCTCGCCGCGCAGTGCGAGATCCTGATCGTGGACGAACCCACGGTCGGCATCGACGTACGGACCAAGGCCGCGTTCCACGAGCTGATCGCCGAACTCGCCGGTGCCGGAATGGCCCTGCTGCTGATCTCCTCCGACCTTCCCGAGATCGTGACACTGGCGGACCGGGTAGCGGTGATGAACGATTTCACCGTTCGTGGTGAACTCGCCAACGACCACGACTACGGCCGGATGAGTCAGGCGATCATCCGGATGATCCACGCTGGACCGGACCCGGAGCAGACGGGCGCCGGCCCGGACCGGCCCGATGCAGCAGGGGAGCCAGCCGCGTGAACCCAATCGAACGGAACCGACTCGGTACGACCGACGTCGAGGTGACCCGACTCGGTCTCGGCCTCGCCCCGCTCGGTGGCCTCTACCGGGCGGTCGGCGCCGCGCAGGCGTCCGCCACCCTGGAACGGGCCTGGGAGCTGGGGTTCCGCTACTTCGACACGGCACCGCTCTACGGCGCCGGGCTCTCCGAACGGCGGGCCGGATCGGTGCTCGCCGGCAAGCCCCGGGACGAGTTCACCCTCTCCACCAAGGTCGGGCGGCTGCTCGTACCGGGGCGGGAGGCGCCGCGCGGTGGCCGGCACCGCGAACCCGACCCGGAGCCGGTCGACCACAACGACGAGATCTGGGCCGAGCCGGTCGACCTCACCCCCGCCTGGGACTTCAGTGCCGACGGCACCCGCCGGTCGTACGCGGAGAGCCTGGACCGGCTCGGCCTGGACCGGGCCGACGTGCTGCACGTCCACGACCCCGACGACCACTACGCCGACGCGCTCGCCGGCGCCCTGCCGGCCCTGGTCGAACTGCGTGGGCAGGGCCGGATCGGCGCGGTCTCGGTCGGCATGAACCAGGCCGAGATGCTCGCCGACTTCGTCCGTACGGGCGACGTCGACGCGGTGCTGCTCGCCGGCCGGTACACCCTGCTGGACCAGTCCGGCCTGGCCGAGCTGCTGCCGCTCTGCGCCAGGGAACGCGTCTCGGTGATCGCCGGTGGGGTCTACAACTCGGGCCTGCTCGCCGATCCGAAGCCCGGCGCCACGTACGACTACCTGCCGGCGCCGGCCGAACTGCTGGACCGGGCCCGCGCCATCCAGGATGTCTGCGCCAAGCACGGGGTGCCGCTGCGGGCCGCCGCGATCCAGTTCCCGCTCGGCCACCCGGCGGTGGCCAGCGTCGTGGTCGGTGCCCGCTCGGCGGACGAGGTGACCGACGCCGCCGAGATGTTCGCCCATCCGATCCCGGGTCAGCTCTGGCGGGACCTGAAGGACGCGGGACTGCTGCCCGAGGAGGTGCCGACCCCGTGATCGTCGACTCCCACCAGCACCTCTGGACCGCCGACTACGCCTGGCTCGCCGACCCGGCGCTGACCCGGATCCGCCGCGACTACGGCGTCGACGACCTGCGGCGCAACCTGCGCGATGCCGGTGTGGACCGGACCGTGCTGGTCGAGGCGGCCCGGGGCGAGGCCGCCGAGACGACCGAGTTCCTGGCCACCGCCGCCGGCACCGAGGAGATCGCCGGGGTGGTCGGCTGGGCCTCCCTCACCGACCCGGCGCTCGCCGACACCCTGGCTGGGCACCGGGCCGGCACCGGCGGGCACCTGCTCGTCGGCATCCGCGACCAGGTGCAGGGCCAGCCCGACGACGACTACCTGGACCGGCCCGAGGTGCGGGCCGGACTCCGTACGATCGCCGCCGCCGGCCTGGTCAACGAGCTGGTGGTACGGGTCGAGCAGCTACCGGCGGTGGCGCGGGCCGCCGCTGCCCTGCCGGCGGGCCGGTTCGTCCTCGACCACCTCGGCAAGCCACGGATCGCGGCCGGCACCGCCGGCCTGGAACAGTGGCGGACCCTGGTGGCGCCGGTCGCCGCCCAACCGAACGTGGTGTCGAAGCTCTCCGGCCTGGTAACCGAGGCCGACCCGGGCGGTTGGACGGTCGAGGACCTGCGCCCGTTCGTGACGAGCGCGGTCGAACTGTTCGGCCCGGACCGGCTCATGTTCGGCTCGGACTGGCCGGTCTGCGAACTCGCCGCCACCTACCGGCAGGTACGGGACGCGTTGGAGCAGATCCTCGGCGGCGTTCCGGAGGCCATCTTCGCCACCACGGCGATCAGCACCTACAAGTTGGAGATCGAATGAAGTACATGCGGGTGGGTCCGGTCGGCGCGGAGCGCCCGGTGGCCCACACGGACGGTCGCCACTTCGACCTGTCCGGCATCACGGGGGACATCGACGGGGCGTTCCTGGCGGCGGGCGGGGTGTCCGACGTCGCCGGGCTGCCGGAGATCGACATCACCGGACTGCGGATCGGCGCCCCGATCGCCCGTCCGGGTGTGGTGCTCTGTGTGGGACTGAACTACGCCGCGCACGCCGCCGAGTCCGGGGCCGCGAAGCCGGAGTGGCCGGTCGTCTTCTACAAGGCGCCGAACACCGTCGTCGGCCCGTACGACGACGTGCTGGTGCCGCGCGGGTCGACCAGGACCGACTGGGAGGTGGAGCTGGCCGTGGTGATCGGCCGTACCGCCCGTTACCTGGCCTCGCCGCAGGAGGCACTGGCGCACATCGCCGGGTACGCCCTCGCCAACGACGTCTCCGAGCGCGACTTCCAGCTCGCCGTCTCCGGTGGACAGTGGTCCAAGGGCAAGTCCTGCGAGACGTTCAACCCGCTCGGCCCGTACCTGGTCACCCCGGACGAGCTGGGCGACCCGGGGCGGCTCGGCCTGCGCTCGTGGGTCAACGGCGAGGTACGGCAGGACTCGAACACCGCCGACATGATCTTCGACGTGGCGTACCTGGTCTGGCACCTGTCCCAGTACACCGTGCTGGACCCGGGCGACCTGATCAGCACCGGCACTCCCGAGGGCGTGGCGCTCTCCGGGCGGTTCCCGTACCTGTCCGCCGGTGACGTGGTCGAGGTCGAGATCGACGGCCTCGGACGGCAGCGCTCGGTCGTCAAGGACGCGGCATGATCATCACCGGGGTTGAGACGTACGACATCCGCTTCCCGACCTCCCGCGAGCTCGACGGCTCGGACGCGATGAACCCCGATCCCGACTACTCCGCCGCGTACGTGGTGCTGCGTACCGACAGCGGGATCGACGGCCACGGTTTCACCTTCACCATCGGCCGGGGCAACGAGGTGTGCCGAGCCGCCATCGACGCGCTCGCGCCGTTCATCGTCGGCCAACCCGTGGACGACCTCGGCGAGTTCGCCAAGCGGCTCACCCACGACTCGCAACTGCGCTGGCTCGGCCCGGAGAAGGGCGTGATCCACCTCGCCACGGCCGCGGTGATCAACGCCGCCTGGGACCTCGCCGGCAAGGTGGCCGGCAAACCGGTCTGGCGGCTGCTCGCCGAGATGAGCCCGGAACAGCTCGTCGACCTGGTCGACTGGCGGTACCTCACCGACGCGCTCACCCCGGACGAGGCGCTGGAGATCCTCCGGGCCGCGCTGCCCGGGCGGGCCGACCGGATCGCCGAACTCGAACGGCGCGGCTACCCCGCATACACCACCTCGCCCGGCTGGCTCGGCTACGACGACGCGAAGCTCACCCGGCTCGCCAAGCAGGCGGTCGCCGACGGCTACCGGCAGATCAAGCTGAAGGTCGGTGGCGACCGCGCCGACGACCTGCGCCGGCTCGCCCTGGCCCGGCAGGTCGTCGGACCGGACATCCGGATCGCGGTCGACGCGAACCAGCGCTGGGGCGTCGCCGAGGCGATCGACTGGATGACCGCGCTCGCCCCGTACGCCCCGTGGTGGATCGAGGAGCCGACCAGCCCGGACGACGTGCTCGGGCACGCCGCGATCCGGCGCGGGCTGGCCCACGTCACACCGGACGGGGGACCGATCCGGGTCGCCACCGGCGAACACGTACAGAACCGGATCGTCTTCAAACAACTGCTCCAGGCCGACGCGGTCGACTTCGTCCAGATCGACTCGTGCCGGGTCGCCGGGGTCAACGAGAACATCGCGATCCTGCTGCTCGCCGCGAAGTTCGGCCGGCCGGTCTGCCCGCACGCCGGGGGAGTGGGCCTCTGCGAACTGGTCCAGCACCTGTCCATGTTCGACTACGTCGCGGTCTCCGGCTCGCTCGACGACCGGGTGATCGAGTACGTCGACCACCTGCACGAGCACTTCGTCGACCCGGTGGTGATCGTGGACGGGGCGTACCGCGCGCCGAGCCTGCCCGGCTTCTCCGCGCAGATGCACCCGGACACGTTGGCCCGGTACCGCTACCCGGACGGGCCCGCGTGGTCCTGATCCACGTCGAACTCGACACCGGCGAGAGCTTCCCGATCCCGGAAGCCGATGGCTTCGGTGGACCGATCGCCGTGCTGGAGGCGCTCCGGCGACTGCTCACCGGCCCCACCGAACCGGCCCGCGCACCGTTGGCCCTCGTCGCCGGTGCCGTCGCCGGGGTCGCCGGCCCCGGGCTGGCCCGGTGCGCCGCGATCGGGATCTCCCCGCTCTCCGGCGCGGTGGCCGAAACGCGGGCCGAAGGACCGTACGCGGCCGGACTCCGGGCCGCCGGGGTCACCGGGGTGATGCTGTACGGCCGGGCCGCCGAACCGGTATGTGTGGTCATCGAGGCGGGCCGGGCCCGGCTGGAGCCGGCCGGGGCGGTCTGGGGTCAGGAGACCGGCGCGGCGACCGATGCCCTGCTCGCCAGGTACGGCGACGGGGCGGCGGTGGCGGTGATCGGCCCGGCGGGCGAGCACGGCGTCCGGTACGCCTCGATCGTCACCTGCCGGGACCATCCGCTGCCCCGTCTCGGCCTCGGCGCGGTGCTCGGGGCAAAGAACGTCAAGGCGGTGGTCTGCGTACCCGGCCCGGAACCGGTGCCGGTCGCCGACCCGGGAACGCTGGACCGGCTCGCCCGGTGGTACGCGGGCGCCGTGCCCGGCAACTCGCACTGCGTCAAGGTGTACGCCGGAGCCGGGCTGCACCAGGAGGCGCTGGCGATGCTCGGGCCGAACCTCGGTATCGCCGACCCGTGGGCGCTGCACGCCCGCTGCCTCCAACTCGGACTGGACCCGGTGTCGCTCGGCGGCACACTGGCGGCGGCGGGGGTGCCGGCGGCGGACGTACCGGCGGTGGTCGAAAGGATCGCCGCCGGTGGCGACCCATTGGGCGAAGGAGCCGCCCGCGTCGCCCCGAAGACGGCGATGACCAGCAAGGGCGTCGAGTTGCCGCCGTTCGACCCACGGGTCCAACCGAACCTCGGCCTCGGCTACGCGGTCGCCCC
The Micromonospora pisi DNA segment above includes these coding regions:
- a CDS encoding ABC transporter permease, which encodes MTKLLTARVEPAGRLRSLTRRPEFTLVLVALAGFVALAIATNGNLLSAGTLGAFFRFLAVPIVIGLAQMVVLAIGQMNLSVGALTGFCAMVAAWAMLEAGLPAPLAIGVALLVGLVAGVTNGLLVVFTRINGFIVTLATMTIIEGLRYGVNGPDTFQGYSPGLREFGRASLLGLPVVFLVALAVAALVAFFFARTVTGRQLLASGGSPFAARLSGISNDRSIVIAHALSGLLAGVAAVITVASSGSVNSSIGDDLLLPSFAAPIIGGVALTGGAVSVAGTCLAAFIVRLVDVLQAQFDINRRWIDLIVGAVVLGAVLLGTARQKLLRRSS
- a CDS encoding aldo/keto reductase: MNPIERNRLGTTDVEVTRLGLGLAPLGGLYRAVGAAQASATLERAWELGFRYFDTAPLYGAGLSERRAGSVLAGKPRDEFTLSTKVGRLLVPGREAPRGGRHREPDPEPVDHNDEIWAEPVDLTPAWDFSADGTRRSYAESLDRLGLDRADVLHVHDPDDHYADALAGALPALVELRGQGRIGAVSVGMNQAEMLADFVRTGDVDAVLLAGRYTLLDQSGLAELLPLCARERVSVIAGGVYNSGLLADPKPGATYDYLPAPAELLDRARAIQDVCAKHGVPLRAAAIQFPLGHPAVASVVVGARSADEVTDAAEMFAHPIPGQLWRDLKDAGLLPEEVPTP
- a CDS encoding sugar ABC transporter ATP-binding protein, yielding MILTAEGLVKTFPGVRALDGATLRLAAGSVHALLGENGAGKSTMVKLLTGVYRPDGGRIVLDGKELHLTGPLDAQRAGIGVVHQERNLIPAFSIAENIVLHHLPRRLGVVDRNRMRAEARRCLDLLDLDLDPDTPVADLSVAHGQLVEIAKALSLDSKVLLLDEPTASLTGDEADRLYAIVRKLTTDGGRAVVLVSHKLEEVFAIADTVTVLRDGHSVAEAEPLESYSQGQVVDLMVGRAYASVTLAAREVDPQTRPALRLDRVSTAGGHRDVSLTVRPGEILGLYGLVGAGRSELAKALLGLDRITGGTVEVQGQPVRIRTVGEALRRYKIGYVTENRKEEGVFLDQPITRNIGVTIWRRIARAGLVTERAERTVVADYTERLGIRAASPRQLAGQLSGGNQQKVSLAKWLAAQCEILIVDEPTVGIDVRTKAAFHELIAELAGAGMALLLISSDLPEIVTLADRVAVMNDFTVRGELANDHDYGRMSQAIIRMIHAGPDPEQTGAGPDRPDAAGEPAA
- a CDS encoding amidohydrolase family protein, which encodes MIVDSHQHLWTADYAWLADPALTRIRRDYGVDDLRRNLRDAGVDRTVLVEAARGEAAETTEFLATAAGTEEIAGVVGWASLTDPALADTLAGHRAGTGGHLLVGIRDQVQGQPDDDYLDRPEVRAGLRTIAAAGLVNELVVRVEQLPAVARAAAALPAGRFVLDHLGKPRIAAGTAGLEQWRTLVAPVAAQPNVVSKLSGLVTEADPGGWTVEDLRPFVTSAVELFGPDRLMFGSDWPVCELAATYRQVRDALEQILGGVPEAIFATTAISTYKLEIE
- a CDS encoding fumarylacetoacetate hydrolase family protein — protein: MKYMRVGPVGAERPVAHTDGRHFDLSGITGDIDGAFLAAGGVSDVAGLPEIDITGLRIGAPIARPGVVLCVGLNYAAHAAESGAAKPEWPVVFYKAPNTVVGPYDDVLVPRGSTRTDWEVELAVVIGRTARYLASPQEALAHIAGYALANDVSERDFQLAVSGGQWSKGKSCETFNPLGPYLVTPDELGDPGRLGLRSWVNGEVRQDSNTADMIFDVAYLVWHLSQYTVLDPGDLISTGTPEGVALSGRFPYLSAGDVVEVEIDGLGRQRSVVKDAA
- a CDS encoding aldehyde ferredoxin oxidoreductase N-terminal domain-containing protein, giving the protein MVLIHVELDTGESFPIPEADGFGGPIAVLEALRRLLTGPTEPARAPLALVAGAVAGVAGPGLARCAAIGISPLSGAVAETRAEGPYAAGLRAAGVTGVMLYGRAAEPVCVVIEAGRARLEPAGAVWGQETGAATDALLARYGDGAAVAVIGPAGEHGVRYASIVTCRDHPLPRLGLGAVLGAKNVKAVVCVPGPEPVPVADPGTLDRLARWYAGAVPGNSHCVKVYAGAGLHQEALAMLGPNLGIADPWALHARCLQLGLDPVSLGGTLAAAGVPAADVPAVVERIAAGGDPLGEGAARVAPKTAMTSKGVELPPFDPRVQPNLGLGYAVAPIGPRYDIVEHDLDFDPEEGLPHSYPELRLLGATVPRPRNELDVTRTAQLLRLWSGLDALGVCAFAATPTRPLTLGLVEELVEAVTGERPDVLALGARRLRLQREINHRLGIGLDADTLPDRFFTEPVALGRYAGAVLDRAAFTEAVAELHRQLGFTEFA
- a CDS encoding L-fuconate dehydratase, which codes for MIITGVETYDIRFPTSRELDGSDAMNPDPDYSAAYVVLRTDSGIDGHGFTFTIGRGNEVCRAAIDALAPFIVGQPVDDLGEFAKRLTHDSQLRWLGPEKGVIHLATAAVINAAWDLAGKVAGKPVWRLLAEMSPEQLVDLVDWRYLTDALTPDEALEILRAALPGRADRIAELERRGYPAYTTSPGWLGYDDAKLTRLAKQAVADGYRQIKLKVGGDRADDLRRLALARQVVGPDIRIAVDANQRWGVAEAIDWMTALAPYAPWWIEEPTSPDDVLGHAAIRRGLAHVTPDGGPIRVATGEHVQNRIVFKQLLQADAVDFVQIDSCRVAGVNENIAILLLAAKFGRPVCPHAGGVGLCELVQHLSMFDYVAVSGSLDDRVIEYVDHLHEHFVDPVVIVDGAYRAPSLPGFSAQMHPDTLARYRYPDGPAWS